In one window of Zhihengliuella sp. ISTPL4 DNA:
- the mpaC gene encoding daptide-type RiPP biosynthesis dehydogenase → MTVPFTARVPTLWHGPRARETMVGLTAGRDTLVIADAAVARPLPAAQPARTMTVDASAVDEPGIVLIVEEIVRRPPEVIVAVGGGSVLDASKIAALALSPGRLLDFALRHAATSALTILPDAPPPVDIIAVPTTLGTSSETNSVAILRNGRGARLLIGRSLRPRHAVLDSDQLATLTPAAVREGALEAFLRLAGASTSPRTARADRDARVLGRALLEAASADVMSTTGRLRLARLSAATQRTAALRGPDLYSARHWYLANEVAFHLGVRKMVATAAVIAAVWRRIGAGDARWGDRDSLRSFWAGVASGTSLPREPVAGVSALLDRGALSTPPRPSAPEIDRIAAAVETAWGAHRPMLRGLRAEEIDAVLRDSRWSAPRSAPADHPRVTERR, encoded by the coding sequence ATGACCGTGCCGTTCACCGCACGCGTCCCCACGCTGTGGCACGGGCCGCGCGCACGAGAGACGATGGTGGGTCTGACAGCGGGACGCGACACGCTGGTGATCGCCGACGCGGCCGTCGCGCGCCCCCTTCCCGCCGCGCAGCCGGCCCGGACGATGACAGTGGACGCCTCGGCGGTGGACGAGCCCGGCATCGTCCTGATCGTTGAGGAGATCGTCCGGCGACCGCCCGAGGTCATCGTGGCCGTGGGAGGCGGAAGCGTCCTCGATGCGAGCAAGATCGCCGCGCTCGCGCTCAGCCCCGGTCGCCTTCTGGACTTCGCCCTGCGGCACGCGGCGACCTCGGCGCTCACGATCCTGCCCGACGCGCCTCCGCCGGTCGACATCATCGCGGTGCCGACGACGCTCGGCACGTCGTCGGAGACGAACAGCGTCGCCATTCTCCGGAACGGCCGCGGGGCTCGGCTCCTCATCGGTCGCTCGCTGCGTCCGCGGCACGCCGTCCTCGATTCCGACCAGCTCGCCACGCTCACCCCCGCTGCCGTCCGAGAAGGCGCGCTGGAGGCCTTCCTCCGGCTGGCCGGCGCCTCGACGAGTCCGCGGACGGCGCGGGCCGACCGCGACGCGCGGGTCCTCGGCCGGGCGCTGCTTGAAGCAGCCTCTGCAGACGTGATGTCGACGACGGGACGGCTGCGCCTGGCGCGGCTGAGCGCCGCGACCCAGCGCACGGCCGCGCTCCGCGGACCCGATCTGTACAGCGCCCGACACTGGTATCTGGCGAATGAGGTCGCCTTCCACCTCGGTGTCCGCAAGATGGTCGCCACTGCCGCCGTCATCGCCGCCGTCTGGCGGCGGATCGGCGCGGGGGACGCCCGGTGGGGCGACCGGGACAGCCTCCGATCCTTCTGGGCGGGTGTCGCGAGCGGGACCTCACTGCCCCGCGAACCGGTTGCCGGCGTCTCCGCCCTCCTTGACCGGGGAGCTCTCTCGACGCCGCCGCGCCCGAGCGCTCCGGAGATCGACCGCATCGCCGCCGCGGTGGAGACGGCGTGGGGAGCTCATCGCCCCATGCTGCGCGGTCTCCGTGCAGAGGAGATCGACGCCGTGCTCCGCGACTCCCGCTGGAGCGCACCTCGGTCGGCCCCCGCCGACCACCCACGAGTGACGGAGAGGAGGTGA
- the mpaA1 gene encoding MpaA1 family daptide-type RiPP: protein MNESTETSIRFQELEPMEAPSWDSFYKGVIGALVLIGIGAAAAT from the coding sequence ATGAACGAAAGCACGGAGACGAGCATCCGATTCCAGGAGCTCGAGCCGATGGAGGCTCCCAGCTGGGACAGCTTCTACAAGGGCGTGATCGGTGCCCTGGTCCTCATCGGGATCGGAGCCGCGGCCGCCACGTGA
- the mpaA2 gene encoding MpaA2 family daptide-type RiPP, with amino-acid sequence MSTATPALEFTELEAMDALNDGDDFMRGFAVGVIIGILALT; translated from the coding sequence ATGTCGACCGCAACGCCGGCGCTCGAGTTCACCGAGCTCGAGGCCATGGATGCGCTCAACGACGGCGATGACTTCATGCGGGGTTTCGCCGTGGGCGTCATCATCGGAATCCTCGCGCTGACCTAG
- the mpaA3 gene encoding MpaA3 family daptide-type RiPP produces MQNTSLEFLELEQIDTPLEWWEHASYIIAIIGGAAAIAT; encoded by the coding sequence TTGCAGAACACGTCGCTGGAGTTCCTGGAACTCGAACAGATCGACACCCCGCTCGAGTGGTGGGAGCACGCGAGCTACATCATCGCGATCATCGGCGGCGCCGCCGCCATCGCGACCTGA
- the mpaM gene encoding daptide-type RiPP biosynthesis methyltransferase, whose product MTSLITEAVVARLDLVGATARHQDLYTGAGADFYDRLVGPDRAEIREVLALARTAPGPVLDLAAGSGRLTVPLVRSGHRVTAVDLSADMLAHLRRALPDRAAVDCIVADMRDLALEGRYGLVVLGATSITLLDQAGRSRLYAGVRRQLAAGGVFALSVAGGASADSLTVATAREIAVPGATDDETYLFAQQIEDEGAVRVVNWVRLADIAPRAEVPVLTSRLHVLSPEILAGELTAAGFAAPRISPVRTAAGTDILLLTTSLADSAGGGR is encoded by the coding sequence ATGACATCCTTGATCACCGAGGCCGTGGTGGCGCGGCTCGACCTCGTCGGCGCGACCGCTCGGCACCAGGACCTGTACACCGGAGCCGGCGCCGACTTCTACGACCGGCTCGTCGGCCCGGACCGGGCGGAGATCCGCGAGGTCCTCGCGCTCGCGCGCACCGCCCCCGGCCCCGTCCTCGACCTCGCTGCCGGGAGCGGACGGCTGACGGTGCCGCTCGTGCGCTCCGGACACCGCGTGACGGCGGTCGACCTCTCGGCCGACATGCTCGCACATCTCCGTCGCGCGCTACCGGACCGGGCCGCTGTCGACTGCATCGTCGCGGACATGCGCGACCTCGCGCTCGAGGGACGCTACGGCCTCGTCGTCTTGGGGGCGACCTCCATCACCCTGCTCGATCAGGCCGGGCGTTCCCGTCTCTACGCGGGAGTACGACGGCAGCTCGCGGCCGGCGGCGTCTTCGCCCTCTCGGTCGCCGGCGGGGCATCGGCGGACAGCCTCACGGTCGCGACCGCACGGGAGATCGCGGTCCCCGGGGCCACCGACGACGAGACCTATCTCTTCGCGCAGCAGATCGAGGACGAGGGCGCGGTGCGGGTGGTCAACTGGGTCCGCCTCGCGGACATCGCCCCGCGCGCCGAGGTGCCGGTGCTCACGAGCCGCCTGCACGTCCTGAGCCCCGAGATCCTCGCCGGCGAGCTCACCGCGGCCGGTTTCGCGGCACCCCGGATCTCCCCCGTGCGGACGGCTGCGGGCACGGACATCCTGCTCCTCACGACCTCGCTCGCCGACTCCGCGGGAGGTGGGCGATGA
- the mpaP gene encoding daptide biosynthesis intramembrane metalloprotease, whose translation MTTARPRLPRRPGGRRREVLTADSRPALATGVAFESMGENAAWVATLDGVPSARLTPDVVELLTAMDGRTPVSVLRGRFAPGESDENFLRLVERFRANGLLHGSASRPPGRVTYRPPFTVQLATLRAPALFARLDRLVVPVPPRAALTALAAVLAAGVGAAILQAEDLRNVLVRPVPVVGFAVVVVALALATLLHEVAHGLALTRFGGRPRRAGFMLFYLTPAFFVDVTDGWRLGSRRRRVAIALAGPAVHALVAALALLTALAVPPSTARETLLLLSLSCTIVVLVNLIPFVRFDGYIAMMSALDEPNLRARAVRDGADSLARVLFGGSRPERSLDRWWSVPFGLCCLAAPIVLVLFAVVRTAQVLSGGGPVAGLVVLALEVVVLLVGAGLLARALTRVLRTGVSRLRFVAVNAVLAAGAVIVGMVPVPTAATLGFAVEGDRVVLVRGGGEAGAPVPDGARVLLSTRGILGNQLWGEGTVRSRPAEPVEVPIQALFPVREDGTAVPATAVAEVDVTGATRGLPPGGQARVELGTSALWQALWAAAVSPLSALTNEEERG comes from the coding sequence ATGACGACGGCTCGTCCCCGGCTGCCGCGGCGCCCGGGTGGTCGACGGCGGGAGGTGCTCACCGCGGACTCCCGCCCCGCCCTCGCGACCGGCGTCGCGTTCGAGTCGATGGGAGAGAACGCCGCGTGGGTCGCCACCCTCGACGGCGTCCCATCCGCACGGCTCACCCCGGACGTCGTCGAGCTGCTGACGGCGATGGACGGCCGCACCCCGGTCTCGGTGCTGCGGGGGCGTTTCGCGCCGGGGGAGAGCGACGAGAACTTCCTGCGGCTGGTAGAGCGCTTCCGCGCCAACGGGCTCCTGCACGGCAGCGCGTCCCGCCCGCCCGGCCGCGTGACCTACCGGCCGCCCTTCACGGTGCAGCTCGCGACGCTCCGAGCCCCCGCTCTCTTCGCGCGCCTTGATCGGCTGGTCGTCCCCGTTCCGCCCCGGGCAGCCCTCACCGCTCTGGCCGCGGTCCTCGCCGCCGGGGTGGGCGCCGCGATCCTGCAGGCGGAAGACCTGCGGAATGTCCTCGTCCGTCCCGTCCCCGTCGTCGGCTTCGCGGTCGTCGTCGTCGCGCTGGCGCTGGCGACGCTGCTCCACGAGGTGGCGCACGGGCTCGCTCTCACGCGGTTCGGTGGCCGCCCTCGGCGGGCGGGGTTCATGCTCTTCTACCTCACGCCCGCGTTCTTCGTCGACGTCACGGACGGGTGGCGGCTCGGTAGCCGCCGGCGCCGAGTGGCGATCGCGCTCGCCGGACCCGCCGTCCACGCCCTCGTGGCTGCTCTCGCGCTGCTGACCGCGCTCGCCGTGCCGCCGTCGACAGCCCGAGAGACGCTGCTGCTCCTGTCCCTCTCCTGCACGATCGTGGTCCTCGTGAATCTGATCCCGTTCGTGCGCTTCGACGGGTACATCGCGATGATGAGCGCTCTGGACGAGCCGAACCTGCGGGCGAGGGCGGTCCGCGACGGTGCGGACTCCCTCGCCCGTGTCTTGTTCGGCGGCTCGCGTCCGGAACGGAGCCTGGACCGCTGGTGGAGCGTGCCCTTCGGTCTGTGCTGCCTGGCGGCGCCGATCGTGCTGGTGCTGTTCGCCGTCGTCAGGACCGCGCAGGTGCTCTCTGGCGGCGGACCGGTGGCGGGCCTCGTCGTGCTGGCGCTGGAGGTCGTCGTGCTCCTCGTGGGTGCAGGCCTCCTGGCGCGCGCCCTGACCCGGGTGCTCCGCACCGGCGTCTCCCGGCTGCGCTTCGTCGCCGTGAACGCGGTGCTCGCGGCCGGCGCCGTGATCGTCGGCATGGTGCCCGTCCCGACGGCGGCGACGCTCGGGTTCGCCGTGGAGGGTGACCGCGTCGTCCTCGTGCGCGGCGGCGGCGAGGCCGGAGCGCCGGTCCCGGATGGTGCGCGCGTTCTCCTGTCGACGCGCGGGATCCTCGGGAATCAGTTGTGGGGCGAGGGGACGGTCAGGAGCCGACCGGCGGAGCCGGTGGAGGTGCCGATCCAGGCGCTGTTCCCGGTCAGGGAGGACGGCACGGCGGTGCCCGCGACGGCCGTCGCAGAGGTGGACGTGACAGGGGCAACGCGCGGACTGCCGCCGGGCGGGCAAGCGCGCGTCGAGCTCGGCACGAGCGCGCTCTGGCAGGCGCTGTGGGCGGCGGCCGTGTCGCCCCTGTCGGCTCTCACGAACGAGGAGGAGAGAGGATGA
- a CDS encoding ATP-binding cassette domain-containing protein: protein MTMNQHAIEVRGLTKRFGRRTAIEDLSFAVPRGAIVGLLGPNGAGKSTTLRAIVGLVKPTSGDAVIDGAPFTALDNPAAHVGVHMDGFGFEPGISGRRHLEICRLAAGVSRDRVDEVLEEVGLAADARRRVKTYSTGMAQRLGLGAALIGTPRTLILDEPANGLDPDGIRWLRGFLRNFAARGGTVLVSSHQLPELEQVVDEVVVIKRRALFAGRLSDLVTGEVDSLESRYFDLVEGAPA from the coding sequence ATGACCATGAACCAGCACGCCATCGAGGTGCGCGGCCTCACGAAGAGGTTCGGACGCCGCACCGCCATCGAGGACCTGTCGTTCGCCGTGCCCCGCGGAGCCATCGTCGGGCTGTTGGGCCCCAACGGCGCCGGGAAATCGACGACGCTGCGGGCGATCGTCGGCCTGGTGAAGCCGACCAGCGGAGACGCTGTCATCGACGGGGCGCCGTTCACCGCGCTCGACAACCCGGCCGCCCACGTCGGCGTCCACATGGACGGCTTCGGTTTCGAGCCCGGGATCTCCGGACGGCGGCATCTGGAGATCTGCCGCCTCGCGGCCGGGGTGTCCCGAGACCGTGTCGACGAGGTCTTGGAGGAGGTGGGCCTCGCCGCCGATGCGCGACGCCGTGTGAAGACCTACTCGACCGGCATGGCCCAGCGGCTGGGACTCGGCGCCGCCCTGATCGGCACGCCCCGCACGCTCATCCTCGATGAGCCGGCCAACGGACTGGACCCCGACGGCATCCGGTGGTTGCGCGGCTTTCTCCGGAACTTCGCCGCGCGTGGCGGCACGGTGCTGGTCTCCAGCCATCAGCTCCCCGAACTCGAGCAGGTCGTGGACGAGGTCGTCGTCATCAAGCGCCGCGCGCTCTTCGCCGGCCGGCTCAGCGACCTCGTCACGGGAGAGGTCGATTCGCTCGAAAGCCGATACTTCGATCTCGTCGAGGGAGCCCCCGCATGA
- a CDS encoding ABC transporter permease translates to MTGVVRSELLRGVSGLSMVAVYLVAVLMPAFVLFSDGSRFDLTGLDDGAATARLLEPLAWSVISAAFVGSYPVTREYYYGSMDRTLAAVGFRPTFTGKLVGGVLIALGLAAVVFMLWTVGVAVSLAGEGLALQLTAEAWRIYLGGLAGVVLGAVIGGAIGWLTRNYYATAIIVLVFPMALEFALLRTAPEVARFSPGMAIAALSVPEYQDKLLAFAPALAIGGAWAIGLVALAAIRGRRSVA, encoded by the coding sequence ATGACCGGCGTGGTGCGCAGCGAGCTGCTGCGCGGCGTCAGCGGTCTGTCCATGGTCGCGGTGTACCTCGTGGCCGTGCTCATGCCGGCCTTCGTCCTGTTCTCCGACGGGTCGCGCTTCGACCTGACCGGCCTCGACGACGGCGCGGCGACGGCCCGGCTGCTGGAGCCGCTGGCGTGGTCGGTGATCTCCGCGGCGTTCGTCGGGTCCTATCCGGTGACCAGGGAGTACTACTACGGCTCCATGGACCGGACTCTCGCGGCGGTCGGATTCCGGCCCACCTTCACGGGGAAGCTCGTCGGTGGTGTCCTCATCGCCCTGGGGTTGGCGGCCGTGGTGTTCATGCTGTGGACGGTCGGGGTGGCTGTCTCCCTGGCGGGGGAAGGGCTGGCCCTCCAGCTCACGGCGGAGGCCTGGCGCATCTACCTCGGCGGCCTGGCGGGTGTCGTCCTCGGCGCTGTCATCGGCGGGGCGATCGGCTGGCTCACCCGGAACTACTACGCGACGGCGATCATCGTCCTCGTCTTCCCGATGGCCCTCGAGTTCGCTCTGCTCCGTACGGCGCCCGAGGTCGCACGGTTCTCACCGGGAATGGCCATCGCGGCGTTGAGCGTGCCGGAGTACCAGGACAAGCTGCTCGCGTTCGCACCCGCTCTCGCTATCGGGGGCGCCTGGGCGATCGGTCTGGTCGCGCTCGCCGCGATCCGGGGACGACGGAGTGTCGCGTGA
- a CDS encoding oxygen-dependent tRNA uridine(34) hydroxylase TrhO, whose product MATPKIVLFYAFTPLADPEAIRVWQRDLGDALGLRGRLLISSHGINGTLGGDLPALKKWVRSFRSYAPFRDADIKWSEGSGLDASGRSLDFPKLSVKVREEIVSFGAPDELRVDADGVVGGGARLTPEQMHALVAERGDEVVFFDGRNKLEAEIGRFRGAIVPDTETTRDFVRLLDSGVYDDLKGKPVVTYCTGGIRCEVLSSLMVARGFGEVYQLEGGIVRYGETYGDDGLWDGSLYVFDGRGSVDFSDHSRIIGVCAGCGAATKRTANCPDSSCRAQFVVCAGCDGVACPAHAAASAARA is encoded by the coding sequence GTGGCCACCCCCAAGATCGTCCTCTTCTACGCGTTCACCCCGCTCGCCGATCCGGAGGCCATCCGCGTCTGGCAGCGCGACCTCGGCGACGCGCTGGGGCTGCGGGGTCGCCTGCTGATCTCGTCGCACGGCATCAACGGGACCCTCGGTGGCGACCTCCCGGCGCTGAAGAAGTGGGTGCGGTCGTTCCGCTCCTATGCGCCCTTCCGTGACGCCGACATCAAGTGGAGCGAGGGCAGCGGGCTGGACGCCTCGGGCCGCAGCCTCGACTTCCCGAAGCTGAGTGTGAAGGTGCGAGAGGAGATCGTGTCGTTCGGCGCCCCGGACGAGCTGCGGGTCGACGCGGACGGCGTCGTCGGCGGGGGCGCGCGGCTCACGCCCGAGCAGATGCACGCCCTGGTCGCGGAGCGCGGGGACGAGGTCGTCTTCTTCGACGGCCGGAACAAGCTCGAGGCCGAGATCGGACGCTTCCGCGGCGCCATCGTCCCGGACACGGAGACCACCAGGGACTTCGTGCGCCTGCTCGACTCCGGCGTCTACGACGATCTGAAGGGCAAGCCCGTCGTCACGTACTGCACGGGAGGCATCCGCTGCGAGGTGCTGTCCAGCCTCATGGTCGCCCGTGGCTTCGGGGAGGTCTATCAGTTGGAGGGCGGCATCGTCCGTTACGGCGAGACCTACGGCGACGACGGCCTCTGGGATGGGTCGCTCTACGTCTTCGACGGTCGCGGATCGGTCGACTTCTCCGACCACTCGCGGATCATCGGCGTGTGCGCGGGATGCGGTGCAGCGACCAAGCGCACCGCGAACTGCCCTGACTCCTCGTGCCGCGCACAGTTCGTCGTCTGTGCGGGCTGCGATGGCGTCGCGTGCCCGGCGCACGCCGCCGCGTCCGCAGCGCGCGCCTGA
- a CDS encoding transglutaminase family protein has product MFRAERPRPAVLPVDTRPRWYREREEPPGVLAPGALAGLSALTALWPFTAVIAPGTWSFVSSLVIVAVVGTGALVRHLLRRRSDGVIGLLTLLAQVVVAVGVLTLLLAGDTAVLGIVPTSGTLTLFQALAAAAAEEIVFGSAPLDASPGLAAALGAGFAVVAILLDHLIAHRSAVLTTVLLGVIGAVPTIITLGSPNLAWFAAAAVVALLVFRFTARRHAESPRRASAGVAVAVGAAAIAATFVVTPLLPVGSTIAGTGVGVSVDASLRLGDDLRQPSPVEVLTVAAKTDAAPYLRLTTLSRFDGRVWQPDRGDLQSQVDGFGGPEWGEDVTTAEQTTSIRVLRMSSSWLPVPYPATDVQGLSAAWRVSPENRTLFSRRGDAVGNDYTVTSLRVTPTLEQIRAADAAPPLTDAEDDGVELPGIISELAAEVTAEEDTDYDRLIALQNWFRSQFEYSLETPVEEGFDGTGADAVARFLEERSGYCVHFAGSFALMAESLGMQVRIVVGYLPGTMTNEKRGDESIFSVSSDQLHSWPEVLFPGIGWVPFEPTASLGVPTAFRAGTSGSASPGSPDAPAPTTAPQTEETSAPELDRRDADAGSTDSGELRRLDPTPVLLTVLGVVVFLLLPGLIRLVERRLRMRRAARGDAAAAWAELRDTLIDLGIPVSDANSPRMRALQLVRDAGADEVALTQVITTVERASYARTSATEDDLAAPLSTVVRSLRAHVDRTTRARALLLPRSLYAPRGSDSRLLV; this is encoded by the coding sequence ATGTTCCGCGCTGAGCGTCCTCGTCCCGCCGTGCTCCCCGTCGACACCCGCCCGCGCTGGTACCGGGAGCGGGAGGAGCCGCCCGGTGTCCTCGCGCCGGGGGCCCTCGCCGGTCTTTCTGCGCTGACCGCACTGTGGCCGTTCACCGCCGTCATCGCCCCGGGGACGTGGTCGTTCGTGTCGTCCCTCGTCATCGTCGCCGTGGTGGGGACGGGAGCGCTCGTCCGGCACCTTCTGCGTCGGCGGTCCGACGGTGTCATCGGGCTGCTCACCCTCCTCGCCCAGGTGGTCGTGGCCGTCGGCGTTCTCACGCTGCTGCTCGCGGGCGACACCGCCGTCCTCGGCATCGTTCCGACGTCGGGCACCCTGACCCTTTTCCAGGCGCTGGCAGCCGCGGCGGCGGAGGAGATCGTCTTCGGATCGGCACCGCTCGACGCCTCCCCGGGACTCGCGGCAGCTCTCGGGGCGGGCTTCGCGGTCGTCGCGATCCTCCTCGACCACCTCATCGCGCACCGGTCCGCCGTCCTCACGACGGTCCTGCTGGGCGTCATCGGCGCGGTCCCCACGATCATCACCCTCGGCTCTCCGAATCTGGCGTGGTTCGCCGCCGCTGCGGTCGTGGCGCTCCTCGTGTTCCGGTTCACGGCGCGCCGGCATGCGGAGTCTCCGCGCCGGGCATCGGCAGGCGTCGCGGTCGCTGTCGGCGCGGCCGCCATCGCAGCGACGTTCGTCGTGACGCCGCTGCTGCCGGTCGGCTCGACCATCGCAGGGACCGGGGTGGGCGTGTCGGTCGACGCGTCGTTGCGCCTGGGCGACGACCTCCGGCAGCCGAGCCCGGTCGAGGTGCTGACCGTGGCCGCGAAGACTGACGCCGCCCCCTACCTGCGCCTCACGACCCTCTCCCGCTTCGACGGTCGCGTCTGGCAACCCGATCGCGGCGACCTGCAGTCCCAGGTCGACGGCTTCGGCGGACCGGAGTGGGGAGAGGACGTCACCACCGCCGAGCAGACGACCTCGATCCGCGTGCTGCGCATGTCGAGCTCCTGGCTCCCCGTGCCCTACCCCGCCACGGACGTGCAGGGTCTCAGCGCCGCGTGGCGCGTCTCGCCCGAGAACCGCACCCTCTTCTCCCGTCGGGGCGACGCCGTCGGCAACGACTACACGGTCACCTCTCTTCGCGTGACGCCGACTCTGGAGCAGATCCGCGCCGCGGACGCGGCCCCGCCCCTCACGGACGCCGAGGACGACGGCGTCGAGCTGCCCGGCATCATCTCCGAACTGGCCGCGGAGGTCACGGCGGAGGAGGACACCGACTACGACCGCCTCATCGCGCTCCAGAACTGGTTCCGCTCGCAGTTCGAGTACTCGCTGGAGACGCCCGTCGAGGAGGGCTTCGACGGAACGGGTGCAGACGCCGTGGCGCGCTTCCTCGAGGAGCGCTCCGGATATTGCGTGCATTTCGCGGGGTCCTTCGCCCTGATGGCCGAGAGTCTGGGCATGCAGGTGCGCATCGTCGTCGGCTACCTCCCCGGGACGATGACGAACGAGAAGCGCGGCGACGAGTCGATCTTCTCGGTGTCGAGCGACCAGTTGCATTCCTGGCCGGAGGTGCTGTTCCCCGGCATCGGGTGGGTCCCGTTCGAGCCGACCGCCTCGCTCGGTGTCCCCACGGCGTTCCGCGCCGGCACCTCCGGGAGCGCAAGCCCTGGCAGCCCTGACGCCCCGGCGCCGACGACGGCCCCGCAGACGGAGGAGACCTCCGCTCCCGAGCTCGACCGCAGGGACGCCGACGCCGGCTCGACGGACTCCGGCGAGCTGCGCCGGCTCGACCCGACACCGGTCCTCCTCACCGTGCTCGGCGTCGTGGTCTTCCTCCTCCTGCCCGGGCTCATCCGCCTCGTCGAGCGGCGCCTTCGGATGCGCCGCGCCGCACGCGGAGACGCGGCCGCGGCGTGGGCGGAGTTGCGCGACACCCTGATCGACCTCGGGATCCCGGTCTCGGATGCGAACAGTCCGCGGATGCGGGCGCTGCAGCTCGTCCGTGATGCCGGAGCGGACGAGGTCGCGCTGACGCAGGTGATCACCACGGTGGAGCGCGCCAGCTACGCGCGCACCTCCGCCACGGAGGACGACCTCGCCGCACCTCTGTCGACCGTCGTACGGAGCCTGCGCGCGCACGTGGACCGGACGACGCGGGCCCGTGCGCTGTTGCTCCCCCGGTCGCTCTACGCCCCGCGGGGGTCCGACTCCCGGCTGCTGGTCTGA
- a CDS encoding DUF58 domain-containing protein: protein MRRRRLLTPRGTGALLAALACMIAANVLGARILLYLGVLLAALTLFAALAVRLPRRSGTVSRQISTDLLTVSETSRVTVRFTLRALRVPHGLWHDVLPPAVTGDSGGEYPADTPQLSYLVTGVRRGVWPLGPLLLRTVDPFGLAQREQAFGDTRTITVVPEVFALTPLAVRIGAAGGTAHTSSTRLGQGSDNLSPRGYAPGDSMRRIHWRATAHRGELMVRQEEEESSPDAVVVLDRAAGAWAADTDAVDPAFEAVVSLSASVALHLAAEGYSVDVLDSAGTLLGGLRGHEDDRDGLLVALAMVTPRGERRDLVTLLGGTPPGPLVYITGRLDEEDAALLRPAGAAAPLLFATEPLAGADDAARRHGWTVTPLGTDVAEAWDDALTARTGAPDVPR from the coding sequence ATGCGCCGACGACGATTGCTCACGCCGCGCGGCACCGGTGCGCTCCTCGCCGCACTCGCCTGCATGATCGCCGCCAACGTCCTCGGTGCCCGGATCCTGCTGTACCTCGGAGTCCTCCTGGCCGCGCTCACGCTGTTCGCCGCTCTCGCCGTGCGCCTCCCCCGGCGCTCCGGGACGGTCAGCCGGCAGATCTCCACCGACCTGCTCACCGTCTCGGAGACCTCGCGGGTGACGGTCCGCTTCACCCTGCGGGCCCTTCGCGTCCCGCATGGGCTCTGGCATGACGTCCTCCCCCCGGCAGTCACGGGCGACTCCGGGGGCGAGTATCCCGCGGACACGCCTCAGCTCAGCTACCTCGTCACCGGCGTGCGCCGGGGCGTCTGGCCGTTGGGCCCCCTCCTGCTGCGGACGGTCGACCCGTTCGGTCTCGCTCAGCGGGAGCAGGCGTTCGGCGACACGCGCACCATCACGGTCGTGCCCGAGGTCTTCGCCCTGACCCCGCTCGCGGTGCGGATCGGCGCCGCAGGCGGCACGGCGCACACCTCGTCCACGCGTCTGGGGCAGGGCAGCGACAACCTCTCCCCCCGCGGCTACGCTCCCGGCGATTCCATGCGCCGCATCCACTGGAGAGCCACCGCGCACCGCGGGGAACTCATGGTCCGGCAGGAGGAGGAGGAGTCGAGCCCGGACGCGGTCGTCGTGCTCGACCGTGCCGCCGGCGCCTGGGCGGCAGATACTGACGCCGTCGATCCGGCGTTCGAGGCCGTCGTCTCCCTGTCTGCGTCCGTCGCCCTGCACCTCGCCGCCGAGGGGTACAGCGTCGACGTCCTCGACAGCGCCGGCACCCTTCTCGGCGGGCTCCGAGGGCACGAGGACGACAGGGACGGTCTCCTCGTCGCTCTGGCGATGGTGACGCCGCGCGGGGAGCGACGCGACCTCGTCACGCTCCTGGGCGGAACGCCGCCGGGGCCGCTCGTCTACATCACCGGGCGATTGGACGAGGAGGACGCCGCCCTGCTGCGTCCGGCAGGGGCCGCCGCACCGCTGCTCTTCGCCACCGAGCCGCTCGCCGGAGCGGATGACGCCGCCCGCCGGCACGGGTGGACCGTCACCCCCCTCGGTACCGACGTCGCGGAAGCCTGGGACGACGCCCTGACGGCGCGGACGGGAGCCCCCGATGTTCCGCGCTGA